From the genome of Vicia villosa cultivar HV-30 ecotype Madison, WI linkage group LG2, Vvil1.0, whole genome shotgun sequence, one region includes:
- the LOC131653492 gene encoding uncharacterized protein LOC131653492: MIRQQQLPNGRRRAGEIAGNVTADCAAVCCCVPCAVMDMVALAAYKVPACLWKKAVKKKRKKRLVNQQRKNKKNEAALLNHNKPDGPGPGPETVMVGPTLEEHLAKEEVPGHVKLEEEMWARFSASGFWRSDSKRQEPELQTGEKDR; this comes from the coding sequence ATGATCCGCCAACAACAACTTCCAAACGGTCGCCGCCGCGCCGGAGAAATCGCCGGCAACGTGACGGCTGACTGCGCCGCGGTATGCTGCTGCGTTCCGTGCGCGGTAATGGACATGGTGGCGCTCGCCGCGTACAAAGTTCCCGCTTGTTTGTGGAAGAAAGcggtgaagaagaagaggaagaaacggTTAGTGAATCAACAGAGAAAAAATAAGAAGAACGAAGCAGCACTGTTGAATCATAACAAACCTGACGGGCCTGGGCCTGGGCCTGAAACGGTTATGGTCGGGCCCACGTTGGAAGAGCATTTGGCGAAGGAAGAGGTGCCGGGGCATGTTAAATTGGAAGAAGAGATGTGGGCCCGGTTCAGCGCAAGCGGTTTTTGGAGGAGCGATTCTAAGAGACAAGAACCGGAGTTGCAAACCGGGGAAAAGGACCGTtag
- the LOC131653491 gene encoding kinesin-like protein KIN-12E: MPFLSEAASAIKTRFGFHNHPSEQLSLTQNTPDLFKSAVKDNLIQNSVVRNITDWDDESVAGQSSAAVSRIQSFELCEDPSFWKDHNVQVIIRMRPLSNNEISVQGNNKCVRQESCQTISWTGPPEARFTFDLVADENVSQENLFKVAGVPMVDNCMGGYNSCMFAYGQTGSGKTHTMLGDIEGGTRRHSVNCGMTPRIFEHLFSRIQKEKEVRRDEKLKFTCKCSFLEIYNEQILDLLDPSSSNLQIREDSKKGVYVENLKEMEVTNARDVIQLLVQGAANRKVAATNMNRASSRSHSVFTCIIESQWDSQGVTHFRFARLNLVDLAGSERQKSSGAEGERLKEATNINKSLSTLGLVIMNLVGISNGKSHHVPYRDSKLTFLLQDSLGGNSKTIIIANISPSICCSLETLSTLKFAQRAKFIRNNAIVNEDASGDVIAMRLQIQQLKKEVSRLRSLGGGGEIQDKDTSVMGFPGSPVSSFKWGNAQGSFSPLTSAKRVSQNKDYEIALVGAFRREKDKEIALQALREENEAAKKLVKQREDEIQCLKMRLKFREAERRRLEAVASGKISAETHLLLEKEEHLKEIEVLQAKVDRSQDVTRFALENLQLTEEIKRLKTFYEEGEREIMNGQIMVLQNKLLEALDWKLMHEPDMKTNADSMMEDLNRDCDLISKQESSPKSRWQSSLREENEFLRIQAIQNHAEMDTILKKLEVCLGEKEKLERQVDDLKAKFEQEKSHLSETTTEGRDQIDLPSININGQMELKTMVDAIAAASHREAEAHETAIILSRENEDLRVKLRAMLEDNSKLIELYEQAAAENNRNITKGENSQEIVSKVTNDYLLEKREEEAALKRVIEDLQHQLTEINEEKREVEAALKRAIEDNSKLIELYEQAAAENNRNITQGENSQEIVSKVGNDYLLEKREEEAALKRVIEDLQHQLMEISEEKREDEAALKRVIEDLQHQLTEINEENEKLLSLYERAMQEKDDLKRTLSCSGHERVETKGEELDCVEKLVEVDEGERDSIVGTASEEVHDRGDGRYDDNPATSGSDICLESDGHEEEKLLKEENEVDILVNTEKVAEVSNFNEAKLSMELNYAKEKLERVDEQILDAVRTLGYAEKEIVQVDELSKEIQVIEHDIQVKRQQFKSSNLELHEAHNRRALTDKKLSALKYSLSNFIKHGSFSYFEQRVAKARATLNDLASHLDRKKGELVALQASKQLLESDIKKNQESEAELTKNIACIKSKLEEENRMREDGKVLFAIDNTHNIDSSVKSWQFSGKAFDLLKLEEEKTKLQAEMKLSQEKIGVIRKELGNLNRKVAKVESQIQAVGLEVQQGLRTTEEKERSLQRATNEKEMFFEFRDNGMLEMEHLIIDLHQYVFEYDLKEAETKILGEELQMNFLRAEELQTDMIIAANSNFLSSKSCVGTFEKVEEQMKNLRTSIQETKLLLEGISRAT; encoded by the exons ATGCCGTTTCTATCAGAGGCCGCAAGTGCAATCAAGACTAGATTCGGGTTCCATAATCATCCATCGGAACAACTTTCGCTCACTCAGAACACTCCAGATCTTTTCAAATCAGCGGTTAAAGACAATCTCATTCAAAACTCTGTAGTTCGTAATATCACCGATTGGGACGATGAAAGCGTTGCTGGACAAAGTAGCGCTGCGGTTTCGCGGATTCAAAGCTTTGAATTGTGCGAAGATCCTTCTTTCTGGAAAGATCATAATGTGCAG GTTATAATTAGAATGCGTCCGCTTAGCAATAACGAGATATCCGTTCAAGGTAACAACAAGTGTGTTAGACAAGAGAGTTGTCAGACAATTTCTTGGACTGGACCTCCGGAGGCACGGTTTACTTTTGATCTGGTTGCAGATGAGAACGTTAGCCAG GAGAACCTCTTTAAAGTAGCTGGTGTGCCAATGGTAGATAACTGCATGGGAGGCTACAACAGCTGCATGTTTGCTTATGGTCAA ACGGGAAGTGGGAAGACGCACACCATGCTTGGTGACATTGAAGGGGGAACTAGAAGACACAGTGTCAACTGTGGGATGACACCAAGAATTTTTGAGCACTTGTTTTCAAGAATTCAGAAG GAAAAAGAGGTGCGTAGAGACGAGAAGTTAAAATTCACATGCAAATGTTCTTTCTTGGAGATATACAATGAACAGATCCTTGATCTGTTGGATCCTTCATCTAGCAATCTGCAG ATAAGAGAAGACAGTAAGAAAGGTGTTTACGTGGAAAATCTCAAGGAAATGGAAGTTACTAATGCTAGAGATGTTATACAATTACTTGTTCAG GGTGCTGCAAACAGAAAGGTGGCTGCTACCAATATGAATCGTGCTAGTAGCCGTTCTCATAGTGTATTTACTTGCATCATTGAGAGTCAA TGGGATTCTCAAGGTGTTACTCACTTTCGATTTGCTCGACTCAATCTTGTTGATTTGGCTGGTTCTGAGAG GCAGAAAAGTTCTGGCGCTGAGGGAGAACGCCTCAAGGAAGCTACTAATATCAACAAGTCTCTTTCAACTTTGGG GCTTGTGATTATGAACCTGGTAGGTATATCTAATGGGAAGTCACACCATGTTCCTTACCGCGATTCAAAGCTCACATTTTTACTTCAG GATTCTCTCGGAGGGAATTCAAAAACTATCATAATTGCTAATATAAGTCCCTCCATTTG CTGTTCGCTTGAGACATTAAGCACGCTGAAGTTCGCACAACGTGCTAAATTTATTAGGAACAAT GCCATTGTAAATGAGGATGCATCGGGAGATGTCATTGCAATGAGACTTCAAATTCAACAACTCAAG aaagAAGTGTCCCGTTTGCGATCTCTTGGTGGTGGAGGAGAAATTCAGGATAAAGACACTTCAGTAATGGGCTTTCCAGGCTCACCGGTATCATCCTTCAAGTGGGGGAACGCTCAAGGATCATTCAGTCCATTAACTTCTGCTAAAAGGGTATCTCAG AATAAAGATTATGAAATTGCCCTTGTTGGGGCCTTTAGGAGGGAAAAAGACAAAGAAATAGCGTTGCAAGCCCTGAGAGAAGAAAATGAAGCGGCCAAGAAGCTG GTCAAACAAAGGGAAGATGAGATACAATGTCTAAAGATGAGGCTCAAATTTCGAGAAGCTGAAAGAAGAAGGTTAGAAGCAGTTGCCTCTGGGAAGATCTCAGCTGAGACACACTTGCTGCTTGAAAAAGAGGAacatttgaaggaaattgaggtCCTGCAGGCCAAGGTGGACCGAAGTCAAGATGTAACTAGATTTGCTTTGGAAAATTTGCAGCTCACAGAAGAAATAAAAAG GTTGAAGACATTTTATGAGGAAGGTGAACGGGAAATAATGAATGGACAAATCATGGTACTCCAAAACAAG TTGTTAGAAGCATTGGATTGGAAATTAATGCACGAGCCCGATATG AAAACAAATGCTGACTCAATGATGGAGGACTTAAATAGAGATTGTGATCTTATTTCAAAACAG GAGTCTAGTCCAAAGTCACGTTGGCAGTCTTCTCTTCGAGAGGAAAATGAGTTTCTTCGCATCCAG GCTATACAAAACCATGCAGAAATGGACACAATTCTAAAGAAGTTAGAGGTTTGCCTTGGAGAGAAAGAAAAATTGGAAAG GCAAGTTGATGATTTGAAAGCAAAATTTGAACAAGAAAAATCTCATCTAAGTGAAACTACAACAGAAGGAAGGGATCAAATTGACCTTCCATCAATTAACATCAATGGCCAAATGGAATTGAAGACAATGGTTGATGCTATTGCTGCTGCTAGTCATAGAGAAGCAGAGGCTCATGAGACAGCAATTATCTTGTCAAGGGAGAATGAAGATCTAAGGGTGAAGCTTAGAGCCATGCTCGAGGACAACAGTAAACTAATTGAGTTGTATGAACAGGCTGCTGctgaaaataacagaaatattaCTAAAGGGGAGAATTCTCAAGAAATTGTATCCAAAGTTACCAATGATTACCTTCTTGAAAAAAGAGAAGAGGAGGCTGCTTTGAAAAGAGTGATTGAGGATCTCCAACATCAGCTCACAGAAATCaatgaagaaaaaagagaagTGGAGGCTGCTTTGAAAAGAGCGATTGAGGACAACAGTAAATTAATTGAGTTGTACGAGCAGGCTGCTGctgaaaataacagaaatattaCTCAAGGGGAAAATTCTCAAGAAATTGTATCCAAAGTTGGCAATGATTACCTTCTCGAAAAAAGAGAAGAGGAGGCTGCTTTGAAAAGAGTGATTGAGGATCTCCAACATCAGCTCATGGAAATCAGCgaagaaaaaagagaagacgAGGCTGCTTTGAAAAGAGTGATTGAGGATCTCCAACATCAGCTCACGGAAAtcaatgaagaaaatgaaaagttgTTGAGTTTGTATGAAAGAGCCATGCAGGAGAAGGACGATCTTAAAAGAACTCTCTCATGTTCTGGACATGAAAGAGTTGAAACCAAAGGAGAAGAATTGGATTGTGTGGAAAAGCTTGTTGAGGTTGACGAAGGGGAAAGAGACTCAATAGTAGGGACTGCTTCAGAGGAAGTGCATGATAGAGGTGATGGTAGATATGATGACAATCCTGCTACATCTGGGTCTGATATATGCCTTGAGTCAGATGGACATGAAGAAGAAAAGCTTTTAAAGGAGGAGAATGAGGTTGACATTCTGGTTAACACTGAAAAGGTCGCTGAGGTATCAAATTTCAATGAGGCAAAGTTATCAATGGAATTAAACTATGCTAAAGAAAAGCTTGAAAGGGTTGACGAACAAATTTTAGATGCTGTTAGAACACTTGGCTATGCTGAAAAAGAAATTGTCCAGGTTGATGAGCTCTCAAAAGAAATTCAAGTGATAGAACATGATATTCAGGTCAAACGTCAGCAGTTTAAATCCTCAAATCTTGAACTTCACGAAGCACATAATAGAAGAGCTCTAACTGATAAAAAGCTATCTGCACTCAAATATTCATTATCAAACTTTATAAAGCACGGGTCATTTTCTTATTTTGAGCAACGAGTAGCAAAGGCAAGAGCAACATTGAACGACTTGGCATCTCATCTTGACCGAAAGAAAGGGGAGTTGGTTGCTCTTCAAGCTTCCAAACAGTTGCTGGAAAGTGATATAAAGAAGAACCAAGAATCTGAAGCTGAGTTAACCAAGAATATTGCATGCATCAAATCCAAACTGGAGGAAGAGAATCGCATGCGTGAAGATGGAAAGGTTCTCTTTGCTATTGATAACACACATAACATAGATTCCTCAGTGAAAAGTTGGCAATTTAGTGGTAAAGCGTTTGATTTACTCAAGCTAGAAGAAGAAAAGACTAAGCTGCAAGCAGAGATGAAACTTTCTCAAGAAAAAATAGGAGTTATTAGAAAAGAACTGGGAAATCTGAACAGGAAAGTAGCAAAGGTAGAGAGTCAGATACAAGCAGTTGGGCTGGAAGTACAGCAAGGTTTGAGAACCACAGAGGAAAAAGAACGTTCACTTCAACGCGCGACGAATGAAAAAGAAATGTTCTTCGAGTTTAGAGATAATGGAATGTTGGAAATGGAGCACTTGATCATTGATCTCCATCAATACGTGTTTGAATATGATCTAAAGGAGGCTGAAACAAAGATTCTAGGGGAAGAATTGCAAATGAATTTTCTAAGAGCCGAAGAGTTGCAGACAGACATGATCATAGCTGCAAACAGCAATTTCTTATCTTCCAAGTCTTGTGTAGGCACGTTTGAGAAGGTAGAGGAGCAAATGAAAAATCTAAGGACATCTATTCAGGAGACAAAATTATTGTTGGAAGGCATTTCCCGTGCCACCTAA